A stretch of DNA from Synechococcus sp. JA-3-3Ab:
CCCCCACCCAACGGCTACGAGTCCAGTGGAGAGCCAGCAGATGCAAGGCGGTGATCCCCCAGGCCAAGAAAAACAAAGACTCGTACAAGTTACTCAAGGGGAAATAGCCGGCATCGATCCAGCGGGCCGTCAGCAGGGCGGCGATCGTCAAGTTCGCCCCGATCATCCCCGCCAAGCCCAGCTCCGACAGAAGCTGCACCTGGGGAAACGCTGCCCCGCCCCAATAAAACAGCATGGCCCCTAAGCAAACGGCAAAGGCCACGTTGTTGAGCAAAGCCTGCCACTGAGCTAGATCCAGGCCTGCAAGGGCCGTTATCGCCAACACAGCCATACCTGACCTCAGAAGTTCTCCTGACCTGGCTTGGGCCAGACCGCTGATCCCATTCTAGGGCGGGGGAGGGGATCTTCCCCAAAGGACACATGCTGGTAATGTGGGGATGGCTTATCTGCAGCTCGGCAGGATACCGAAAGTGTTGGGATGTGAGGCTCATGCAAAGACACGCGGGAAAGGCCAGAACCTGGAGATGGGGATGGTGGATGGCTCTGGTGGCGGCTCTTGTGCTGGTCGCTTGCGCTGGATCCCCGCTTGAACAGCCCCAGGAACAGCTACCTCAGCTCGAGCGGGTACCGGTGCCGCCGGAGATCGCCAAGCTGGATGCCTACTTGGAGCACTGCCGTCCGCGAGTACAGATCCTCAGCCCCCAACCCGGAGAGGTGTTGTCGGAGCGGCAAGTAACCGTTCGCTTTGCGGTGCAGGGGTACCCGCTCTTTAAAGATCCGCAACTGGGCCTTGGCCCCCATCTGCACGTGGTGCTGGACAACCGGCCCTACATCGCCCATTACGACGCCGATGCTCCCCTCGTTTTCGAAGATTTGGAGCCGGGATCCCATACTCTGCGGGTGTTTGCCGGCAAGCCCTGGCACGAGAGCTTTAAAAACTCCGAGGCCTACGCCCAGGTCAGCTTCCACGTGCTCGCCTCCACACCGGAATATGTGCCGCAACCGCAGTTGCCCCTGCTCACCTACAACCAGCCCAGCGGCAGCTACGGTGCCGAGCCGATCTTGGTGGATTTTTGGCTGGCCAACGCCCCGGTGCGCGAAAGTTTGCTGACCGACCTGCCGCGGGATTGGCGCATCCGCTACACCCTCAACGGCCAGTCCGGCCTGCTGGATCGCTGGGAGTCTTTTTACTTGAAGGGCTTGAGGCCCGGTCGCAACGTGATGGTGGTGGAGCTGGTGGACAGCAAAGGGGATCCCATCCGCAATGTGTTCAACAGCGCTGCCCGCGAGATCACCTACACCCCCGGGGGCCAAGACACGCTCTCCAAGCTGATCCGCGGCGAGCTGAAAGCGGAAGAGGCCCTGGCCATTGTGCAGCCTCAGCCCACGCCGACCCCAACACCCACCCCGACGCCGACGCCCAACCCGACGCCGACACCCACCCCGACGCCGACACCCACCCCGACGCCGACACCCACCCCGACGCCGACACCCACCCCGACGCCGACGCCCAACCCGACACCCACTCCCGCGCCGCCTCGCCAGCCTCGCTTTCAGCTGGACCGTTCCCGTCCCACCGCAGAAGGGATCCCGGCTGTTCCCGCGCCACCGCCCGTAGGGCTCACTCCTGAACCTGAACCCAGCCCAGAGCCCTCTCCGCAGCCTGTCCCCACTTCAACTCCCCAGCCTGTGGCTACACCTTTGCCGCGCGTCACCCCCATCCCCTTCCAGGAGCGGCGAGTGCGACAGCAGGGGTTGCGGCTTTTCCCGCCTGGGCTCCATAGCCCCTACTCGACGGATAACCTGTAGTACGATGGCGGCTCGAAGACTTGACTCTATGGGTAGTGTCTGAGATCCAAAATTTATCTTGATTTACTCTAAACTTGGGGCAGCCAAGACGATGGCTTTTCCTTGGGATCTGCCTTGGCTGGTTTGGGGTTGAGGCTCATTGACAACTCTCTCTGAAATCAGCCTCAAAAGGTTTCAGAAATGGATTAGCAGGCTGTTTGATACCTTGCCGGGCCAGCCTCTCCGATAGATTTCTACAGACAAAATAGGCATCTGTAGCGATGTAGAGTGTATCAAAAAACATGTTTCTTATCTCAGTACAATCTGGTTAACGATTGAGAGAGCATGACCGATCTTGCTTGCTTTTTTCTGTCCTATTGATTTAAGTTTTGAGTAACGGAATCGCCTTATTTTAGTAACATCTGCCCGTAAATCGGCGAGCTGACAGAGGCCGGAACTGAGGAACCGCTGGCGGTAGCTCAAGGACAAGACTCAATAAATTTAGTGAATCAAATAGCCGCTGAAAGTCTGGATTTTAGGTTGCCAAAACCTTTACGGAAAGGCTTTTCTACTGGTATGAATAAAGTGCTGTTTGCAGCAAGGTCGGCTTCGTACTGTGGGAAGCAAGCTTGATGCGACAGCAGAAGCGAAGATTCTGACAGGGCATCAACTTATGGTGTGGGGTTTGATATGGCGGAGAATCTTGAGCTGCAAGACGCAGTGGGGCGTTTTTTAAAAATCATTGGGCGCTACTCGTTGCTCACCGCTGAGGAAGAACTGCATCTGGCCCACCAAGTGCAGCGGATGATGGCCCTTCTGGAGCAGCGGCGGCAGCACGAGTCGCTGGAGGATTGGAGCCGACGGCTGGGGATCCCTTTAGAGGAGCTGCAGCAGATCCTGCGGCAGGGGGAAGCGGCCAAAAAGCGCATGGTGGAATGCAACCTGCGCCTGGTGGTGTCGATTGCCAAGCGCTACCGCAACCGCGGCTTGCCGTTCCTGGATCTGATTCAAGAGGGCACCATTGGCCTCACCCGCGCCGTGGAAAAATTTGATCCCACGCGGGGGTACAAGTTCTCCACCTACGCCACCTGGTGGATCCGGCAGAGCGTGAACCGCGGCATCCAAAACAAAGGGCGCCTGATCCGGCTGCCCGCCCACATGTACGAGAAGGTCTCCCAGGTGAAGCGGCGCTACCGCGAGCTGTCCGCTGAGAAGGGATCCCGGCCTGCCGCAGAGGAAGTTTTCGATTCGCTGGATATTGGCGACAACTACCGCGAACTGATCACCCGCCACATGGCCGAGATCCGATCCCTTAATGTAGGGGTAGGCGACGAGGACGGCACCGAGCTGCAGCACTTTATCCCTGACGAGGACAACGATCCCATCGAACATCTGAATCGGGTTGCCCATTGCGAGGAAGTGCGCGCCCTGGTGAGCCAACTGAGCGAACGCGAGCAGCAGGTAATTGTGGCCCGCTATGGGCTGGATGGGTCGAAGGGCCTGACGTTGCGGGAGATTGGGGAGCACATCGGTCTTTCGCGGGAGCGAGTCCGGCAAATTGAGCGGCGGGCCCTGCGGAAATTGCGGCGGCTACAGCAGGAATACTCCACCCCCAAGGCCGGCAGACAGCTCAACTCCCCAAGCTAACTGGAGCCTGCCCTCTGTAGAACGGCTTCTTCACCACTTCAGCAGGACGGCGCTGGCCCCGAATCTCAATCTCTAGCCGGGATCCCACCTTAGCCCAAGTTGAATCCACATATCCCAGGCCGATGCCATAGCCCAAAGTGGGAGAATGGGTGCCGCTGGTTACCCGGCCGATCGGCTCAGGGGAGTTGGGAGCGTAGATGGCATAGCCGCGGCGGGGAATGGCTCGCTCCAACAGCCGAAACCCCACCAGACGGCGCGGGATCCCTTGCTGGCGTTGGCTTTCGAGGGCAGGCTTGCCGATGTAGTCCCCTGGATTGCTGACCAACCAGCCCAGGTCGGCTTCCAGGGGGGTGGTGCTCTCATCTATGTCTTGCCCGTAGAGACAGAAAGCGGCCTCCAGGCGCAGCGTATCGCGGCAGCCCAGTCCACAAGGCTGTACCCCCGCCTGCACCAGTTGCTCCCAGAGCCAAAGCCCGTCGGCAGGGCCGAGCAGGAGCTCAAAGCCATCCTCTCCGGTGTAGCCGGTGCGGGCCACAAAGACCCCTGCCCCTGAGGATCTCTCTTTTCGAGTCGCAAACTGCCCGTGTTGAAACCGGCGCAAAGCCCTCAGGGATCCCGCCAAAAAAGGCTGCAAAACCTCTTCGGCTGCCGGCCCCTGCACCGCCAGCAACACCTGAGACTCGGTGTGATCTTGAAGTTCCAGGCCGGGGATCCCCTGCTGATGGAGCCACTCCCAGTCCTTTTGGCGGGTGGCCGCGTTGACGATCAGGCTCCAGTGCTCCAGCTCGCCTTCTGGTGGGTGCCGGTAGAAGATGACATCGTCCACAATGCCCCCTAGGGGGTTTAGCAAAACCGTGTAGCGAGCGGATCCCACCGCCACAGCGCCCAGATCGCTGGGCACCAGACGGCTGAGGTGGGATCCCAGCTCCGGCCCCCAGAGGTCGAACTTGCCCATGTGGGAGATGTCGAAGACGCCTGCCCGCTCCCGCACCGCCCGATGCTCAGCCACCACCCCCTGATACTGCAGCGGCATTTCCCAGCCGGCAAAGGAGACAAACCGCGCCCCCAAGGCTTGGTGCAGGGGAAACAGGGGGGTGCGTTGCAGGGGAGTTGAGCTCATCCACGGATCTCTAGGAGTCAAGGACTAGAATAAACGCAACGTCGCCCATTTCTTGGAGCTCGTCCCATGCGTCTTCTCCACACCATGATCCGCGTTGGCAACCTAGAGCGCTCCTTGCAGTTCTACTGTGACGTTCTGGGGATGCACTTGCTCCGCAAAAAAGACTACCCCAGCGGGGAGTTCACGCTGGCCTACGTGGGCTATGGCGACGAATCGGAAACGGCGGTGCTCGAGCTAACCTACAACTGGGGTACCGACCACTACGAGCTGGGCAACGGCTACGGCCACATCGCCATCGGCGTCGAGGATATCTACAGCACCTGTGAGGCTATCAAAGCCCGCGGCGGCAAAGTGGTGCGCGAGCCCGGGCCCATGAAACACGGCAGCACCGTGATCGCCTTTGTCGAGGATCCCGATGGCTACAAAATCGAGCTGATCCAGATGGGATCCCTGCAGGAGCAGGGTGCCGCCCCCGAAAGAACAGCTGCCGCCTCTGCCTAAACTTGCCAGAAGCGGATCCCCCACCTAGTTGGCGGATCCCCCCACCGTCAACTTGCCCAAGACGTTGATGTCGAAGGTGAAGTTGATCGTCACCGAGTTGCCTTCATAGGCCTCAGGCAGGGGCAAAAAGGGCGCCGCCCGCTGAATTGCTGTCAGCGCTGCGTCGTCGGTTTGTTGGCTGCCGGAAGTGCGGGCCAGGCGAATGCTCTGCAGCTCGCCCCCCCGGCCCACTGTAAAGATCACCACTGTGCGGCGGGAGGTGCCGGTCTGGCCAGGGATCCAATTCTGCTCCACTTTGCGTTGCAGAGCTGCCAGCCAAGGGCCCCAGTCCACATTGGCCCGCGCCGCCACGCTGGGGGGGTTGGGAGCCGATTGGGTGGGGTTGGCCAAGCCGCTGGCTCCTCTGCCCTGGATCCCGGCCCCATCACTGGGAGCGGAAGCGCTGAGGGGCGGCCCCAACTGGGAAGCATCGGAGGGCCGCTCGGCAGGGAGAACCTCCGTCGGCGGTTGGGGAGCAGGCGCAACAGGCTGCAATTGGCTGGGATCCGAGTCCCGCTCCCTGGGCTGCACGGGTAGAGGCTCGGCAGTGGGGGGGCGGGTGGGAGCCGGCGGAGCAGGGGGAGCAGCCGCCACCGGTGGCGGAGTCTGGGTGGGAGTGGGCCGAGGAGGAGCCGGAGGCGCAGTTGGCGTAGGGGGTGGGGTAGATCGAGGAGTGGCCAGAGCAACTTCCGCCGGAGCAGGGGGTGGAACAGGGGCAGGCGGCTGCGGTTGCGGCGGCTGGGGTTGCGGCGGAGGAGGTGGGGGAGCCTCCTGGCGAGGAGCAGCCTGGGATTGGGGTGGACTGCCCTGAGAAGGGGGGGCTTCCGCCCGCTCGCCCCCATCGCGGGAATCCACTTCCGAAACCAGCTCTGCTTCTTCCGGCGGCTTGAGATCTTCTGGCTCTAGCAGGATAAACTCAATGGCCTCTTGTTCTTGCTGGCGAAGTGGCCAAAATCGACTCCAGTAGAGCAAGGCCAGCAGCGCCAGCACGTGCAGCAGCAAGGACAGCGCCACCATCCAAAAAAAGTCGCGCGCCTCTTCCTCGCGGCGGCGCTGTTCAACCCAGATGCTGGTCATGACCAAGCTTGCCCCTTCTTACAAACCTCTCAACACACCGAGTTCTCTTGCTGCAGACTCGGCCAAAGGACTCCGTCTCGCTGACGCGAGAGTGCTCCGCACTGCTGGCGCAAGCAGATTACACGCTAGCTAGTGTTATAGCATCCGAGCGGTTGGGCTTCCTGCGCAAAGGCGTACAGTCGGCATTCCACCTGGCAGCAGCCGTTCTAAAATCGCCTACCTTGATAAAGAGCGAGGATCCCGATTTGCAGGAGAGCCCATGGAACCCATCTGCTTTCATCTGGCCTTTCCGGTTGCCGATCTTGCCTTGGCCAAGGCCTACTACGGCGAGGGCTTGGGCTGCGAGGTCGGTCGAGAAACCCCTGCCGCCGTCATCTTGAACCTGTATGGCCATCAACTGGTGGCCCACCTCACCCAGGAAAAGCTGACGCCCCAGCGGGGCATCTACCCCCGCCACTTTGGCCTGATCTTCCCTGCCCAGGCAGATTGGCAGGCGCTGGCCGAGCGGGCCCGCACGCGGGGATTGCTTTTCTATCAGGAGCCACGCTGGCGCTTTGTCGGCACCCCCCTGGAGCACGGCACCTTCTTTTTGCAGGATCCCTTCTACAACCTGCTGGAGTTTAAGTACTACCGCTACCCTGCCGCCATTTTTGGAGAGCGGGAATGGGCTTTGGTCGGGGATACTGCTTTCCATCCCTCAGGCCAACAGCTTCCGGATCGCTCTCCCAGCAGTGCGTAGCAAACGGGAGGAACACCTTGGCCACTCAACCCCTACACTCTAGCCCTGGGCGCGGCCCCATTTGGCAGATGGATTTCAACGCCGTCCCACTGCGGGATGGGCAGGGGCGGCGGGTTTGGGAGCTGCTGGTCTGCGATGCCAGCGGCCAGTTGCGCCAGGCCAAGTACTGCAGCAACCAAGAGGTCAATAGCACCTGGGTAGCCCAACAGTTGCGCGGCTATCTGGAGGCA
This window harbors:
- a CDS encoding sigma-70 family RNA polymerase sigma factor, producing MAENLELQDAVGRFLKIIGRYSLLTAEEELHLAHQVQRMMALLEQRRQHESLEDWSRRLGIPLEELQQILRQGEAAKKRMVECNLRLVVSIAKRYRNRGLPFLDLIQEGTIGLTRAVEKFDPTRGYKFSTYATWWIRQSVNRGIQNKGRLIRLPAHMYEKVSQVKRRYRELSAEKGSRPAAEEVFDSLDIGDNYRELITRHMAEIRSLNVGVGDEDGTELQHFIPDEDNDPIEHLNRVAHCEEVRALVSQLSEREQQVIVARYGLDGSKGLTLREIGEHIGLSRERVRQIERRALRKLRRLQQEYSTPKAGRQLNSPS
- the gcvT gene encoding glycine cleavage system aminomethyltransferase GcvT, with amino-acid sequence MSSTPLQRTPLFPLHQALGARFVSFAGWEMPLQYQGVVAEHRAVRERAGVFDISHMGKFDLWGPELGSHLSRLVPSDLGAVAVGSARYTVLLNPLGGIVDDVIFYRHPPEGELEHWSLIVNAATRQKDWEWLHQQGIPGLELQDHTESQVLLAVQGPAAEEVLQPFLAGSLRALRRFQHGQFATRKERSSGAGVFVARTGYTGEDGFELLLGPADGLWLWEQLVQAGVQPCGLGCRDTLRLEAAFCLYGQDIDESTTPLEADLGWLVSNPGDYIGKPALESQRQQGIPRRLVGFRLLERAIPRRGYAIYAPNSPEPIGRVTSGTHSPTLGYGIGLGYVDSTWAKVGSRLEIEIRGQRRPAEVVKKPFYRGQAPVSLGS
- the gloA gene encoding lactoylglutathione lyase; translated protein: MRLLHTMIRVGNLERSLQFYCDVLGMHLLRKKDYPSGEFTLAYVGYGDESETAVLELTYNWGTDHYELGNGYGHIAIGVEDIYSTCEAIKARGGKVVREPGPMKHGSTVIAFVEDPDGYKIELIQMGSLQEQGAAPERTAAASA
- a CDS encoding energy transducer TonB codes for the protein MTSIWVEQRRREEEARDFFWMVALSLLLHVLALLALLYWSRFWPLRQQEQEAIEFILLEPEDLKPPEEAELVSEVDSRDGGERAEAPPSQGSPPQSQAAPRQEAPPPPPPQPQPPQPQPPAPVPPPAPAEVALATPRSTPPPTPTAPPAPPRPTPTQTPPPVAAAPPAPPAPTRPPTAEPLPVQPRERDSDPSQLQPVAPAPQPPTEVLPAERPSDASQLGPPLSASAPSDGAGIQGRGASGLANPTQSAPNPPSVAARANVDWGPWLAALQRKVEQNWIPGQTGTSRRTVVIFTVGRGGELQSIRLARTSGSQQTDDAALTAIQRAAPFLPLPEAYEGNSVTINFTFDINVLGKLTVGGSAN
- a CDS encoding VOC family protein produces the protein MEPICFHLAFPVADLALAKAYYGEGLGCEVGRETPAAVILNLYGHQLVAHLTQEKLTPQRGIYPRHFGLIFPAQADWQALAERARTRGLLFYQEPRWRFVGTPLEHGTFFLQDPFYNLLEFKYYRYPAAIFGEREWALVGDTAFHPSGQQLPDRSPSSA